A region of the Desertifilum tharense IPPAS B-1220 genome:
TTTCTTGAATTTCTTTTTCAGTAGAAATACGATAAACAATCGCGTATTTTGCTCAAAGCTAAAATATTCTGACATAACCTTCAACCATCTTCAGTGAAAGCGCGGAATCAGAGAACCGTAGAAGCGCGGTTTTTCTTAAAATAAATTCAACTTTTAATCTCAAAATTCAGTGAAATTGCGGATAAAAATAGGGCTGGATTGCCAAGAAATCCAACCCTTTTTAAGTCTGAGAATTTCGACAATTTTCAGCCCCAGCAGGCAGTCAACGCCTTAGCCGTTCAGCTTTTGGGCTAATAACTGGTTCGTTAATTTCGGGTCAGCGCGGCCGCTGGTTTTCTTCATCACCTGTCCGACAAAGAAGCCCAGAAGTTTCGTTTTGCCACTGCGATACTGTTCCAACTCCTTGGGATGGGCTGCAATCACCTCATCGATGGCTGATTCCAAGGCCCCAGTATCCGAAATTTGAGTTAATCCCTTACCTTCGACCAATTCCTTCGCCGAACCGCCTTTTTCTAGCAGTTCCGGCAGAATATCCTTAGCAATTTTACTGCTAATCGTATTGGCTTCAATCAGTTGTACCAATTCTGCCAAAATCAAAGGCTTCAGGGCAATTTGAGCAATGGTCAGCTTTTGAGCGTTCAAATAACCGGCAATATCTCCCATCACCCAGTTCGCGACTAACTTCGGGTTGGCCTTGGCAGCGATCGCCGCTTCAAAGTATTCTGCTACAAAGCGGTCATCGGTCAGTACCCGCGCATCGTAAGGCGATAGCCCTAACTCGTTTTCATAGCGGTGGCGTTTTTGGGCCGGAAGTTCCGGTAACTCCGACTGCCATTGTTCTAACTGTTCTACAGAAACCTCAATAGGCGGTAAGTCCGGTTCCGGGAAATAGCGATAGTCGCTAGAACCCTCCTTACTCCGCATACTAATGGTTCGTTGCGCCCCTTCTTCCCACAGGCGCGTTTCTTGGATAATTCTTTCTCCGGCTTCAAGGGCTGCGGTTTGCCGTTCAATTTCGTACTCAATGGCGCGTTGAATGGCGTTAAAGGAGTTCATATTTTTAATTTCGACCTTAGTGCCAAACTCCTTTTGACCCACAGGACGAACCGAAATATTGACATCGCAACGCAGAGAACCCTCTTGCATATTGCCATCGCTAACTCCCAGATAGCGGAGGATGCGGCGCAACTCTTGGGCGTATTCAGCCGCCTCTTGACCCGAACGCATATCCGGTTCCGAGACAATTTCCACCAAAGGCACGCCCGCCCGATTGTAGTCTACCAAAGAGTAGGTGGAACCCGAAAGGCGATCGCTGCCACCATGCACCAACTTGCCAGCATCCTCTTCCATGTGCAAGCGCGTAATCCCAATCTTCTTACGGACGGGGTTGCCTGCATCATCGCTTAACTCAATTTCTAGCCAGCCATGTTCGGCGATGGGTAAGTCAAACTGAGAAATTTGGTAATTTTTGGGTAAGTCAGGATAGAAATACTGCTTGCGGTCAAATTTACTGTATTTGGCAATTTCGCAGTTGAGGGCTAAACCCGCCTTGACTGCGTATTCCAGCACTTTCTGGTTGAGTACGGGCAACACTCCCGGCATCCCCATACAAATTGGGTCAATATTTGTATTGGGCGTTGCACCAAATTCCGTGGAAGAACTGGAGAAGATTTTAGTTTGGGTACTCAACTGACAGTGAGTTTCCAGACCAATTACTGCTTCGTACTGAGTTTTAACAGGTGTAGCCGTGGTCATAGAATATTTTAATGCTTTACCACAATAGGCTTCTATTTTAACGGCTAGAGATTGCGCCTTAGCGGTTTACAGGAAGCCGAATCTAATAAAATCAACAAATGACTCGAACTCCCCACGACCAATTCGCCAAACAGTATCTTGCGGAACTCTTGTCCGCTTTGGGAGAGGTGAATGTGGGACGCGAAGTTTCCCCAGAAGTTCGCGAAGTTGATATTTGGTTTGTTCCCCACACTTCGCCAACCCCCTCACCCCAAGTTCTAGGCCTTTTAGGACAAATGGCTGCTTCAGCGTGCCTATTGGAACCGTTCCGCAACCCCCCTTCGCCCACAGAAGTCCGCAACTGTCTGCTGAAGCTATACTCTCTTGATAGCGAACTGCTTCGCAAAGCCAGACGCGAACAAACTTCCCTAACCGAAGTGGACTTACCCCGGCTTTGGATACTCTCGCCGTCTTGTTCGCAAAGACTGCTAACCGGATTTAATGCCAGCCTGGATACATCTGAAAACTGGACAGCAGGCGTTTATTTTTTGGGGGAATTTTTGAGAACCGCGTTTGTCGCCATTAATGAGTTACCCATTCGAGAAGAAACGCTGTGGCTGCGCCTTCTCGGACGTGGAATAACGCAAAGGCAAGCAGTTGAAGAGTTGGTCGCTTTACCCCAAGGGCATCCTTTGAAACGCAATATTCTAGAAATAGTCGCCAACTGGCGTATCAGCGTTTCTGTAGGTGAAAATTTAAATAACGATGACCAGGAATTGCTTATGAACTTATCACCAGCGTATCTCCAATGGCGGGAAGCGACGTTACAAGAAGGTCAGCAAGAAGGCCGTCAGCAGATGGTGGAAAACTTTCTGAGGGCGCGGTTTGGTGAAATTGATGCGACTTTATCCCCTATCGTTGCACCTCTGTTACAGTTGCCGCCTGAAGAGTTGGCCCCCTTGTTACTAACCTTATCTCGCGAGGAGTTGATAGCCAGATTTGGAGAATAAAGGGGCCTGTAGCCCCAATCTTAATTAGGCAATGGGTTCTGGAGTTTTGAAGGCGGGAATCACTTTTCCATCTACTTTTGGCAGAGTGACTTCTAATAATGCGGCAATCGTTGGGGCAAAATCTAGGATAGAAATGGGGGCTTCTAACTGTCCGGGGGCGATACCGGGGCCGTAAGCAAATAATAGACCGTCGGGTTTATGGTCGCCTGTGCGAACGCCTGGGAAGACTTTTTCCAGGGTGCCAATTTTGGGCGAGGAGACTTGGGCAATGGGGGCTTCTCGGTTCCACTCGACGAGTAAGTCTGGGAAGTGGTCGAGATATTCGCCTTGGTAGTGGTCTTGGGTTTTTAAAACGCGTTTGACGATGGGTTGACCTGTTTTGACGTTAATAATGTCCATTAAGTCTTGGGTCAACTGCTGGCAATAGGCTTCGTACTCAGCGCCGGGATGAATTTTCCCGTTGGGTTCGCGCCCGACTAGGTTGAGGCGAATTCCCCCATAGACATCGTTGTTGGGGAGGGTAAAGCACTTGCGGTTGCTGGTATCCGGTTCTTGGAGGGCGTGGCGGATGGGTTTGTCGCTTTTCCAGAGGCGATCGCGCATAGGCTGCCAAATATATTTTCGCAGAGGTTGCATGAAATGGCGAATAATGGGTTTTTTCTCCCAGGAGGAGTTGAGGGCTTTGGCGACTTGTCGTTGTACCGCAGGCGTTTTTACCTTTTCTAAGCGACAGAGGATTTCATCGAGTAGGAAGGTTCCATCGTAGTGAGGCCCCATCCCGTGACTGGCGAGGACAAAGACGGTGGTATCGGAGTCAATTTGTTGGAGTAAATCGCCAATGGCTTTATCGATGGCAATATAGATATCTTGAATGGGGTTACCGACAGCTTGCGCGATCGCGCTATCGTATTTAGGATGAGTCGGATCGTTGAGATGCCAGCACTGATGACCGACGCAGTGGCTTTCAGCAAATACGGTCATAAATAAGTCCCATTTCTCTTGTTGGAGAAATTGACTGGATAATTGGGCTTTCTTTTGGGTTCGCTCAATTAAGTTATTGCGAAATTGGGTAAATCCTTCTACATTACGGGTAATTCGGTTGCAATAGCCGATGGGATCTCGACCGTATTTGGCTTCAATTTCGCTGGCTAGGGATGTAGGCCAAGTATATAACCGATCCGGTAAATCGGGGTCATGGGTTCCCCAATCGACAATTTGAATCCCATTTAAGTTTTCTGAAGGGGGAATGCGAGGAACGTCGATAATGGCGACTCTACGACCTGCGCGACTAATCGTATCCCAAAACAGTTCTGATTTAAAGTCAAACACGCTATAGCGTTCGGTTCGATAGGTTCCGGGTCGTAATTGCGAGTAGCAGTAACAACCGTGTTGGGTTGGGGAGAGTCCGGTTGCGAAAGACGGCCAAATGGAACCTACGTAAAAGCCGACGGGACTGGTGGTTGGCGTCCAAGCGGCGGTGTTTAAAAGGGATTGGAAGGTGGGTAATAAACCGGATTTTGCCCAGAGTAAGATTAAATCTTTGTCTGCGGCATCAATGCCAATAAAAGCAACTTTAGAGGGGCGGGTCATCGATTTGTCCTAAGTATTGAAAAAGGGGGATTTACTGGGTACTAAAGCTCAATTTTCTAAGCTGATTTATCCTGAATTTTCATTAAATTGCACGGCAATTTCTGCACTTGGTTCTAATCTAGGCGCTTTTTGAGGAAATGTCACATTCTGGTTCAGCTTTTTTAGGAAATAGGTTCAACAGATAATAGAAGGGACTCAGCAAGCTACTCTGTAAAAATTCCCATTCGCAGGTTGCTACTAAATCAGTTTGAGGATAACGGCGAGATTTGAGCCAATGTTGCAGAATGCGCTTGCTACTCCCTAAAATCATTCGCAGAAATATCAAGGGTTTCTGCCAATGTTTAGCATTTAACATTCGCAGGTAACAAAGGCATAGACTAGACCCTCGAATCAGGGAAACTAGATAAGATTTTTCGAGGCGATGCGGGGGGATTTGATGATAGGTGTGCATGGCGGGATTGTACCAAATTTCCCAACCCGCACGGTGAATATAGAGTAAGGCTTCGTAGTCTTCTCCCGCAAGCATGGAACC
Encoded here:
- a CDS encoding alkaline phosphatase family protein, which produces MTRPSKVAFIGIDAADKDLILLWAKSGLLPTFQSLLNTAAWTPTTSPVGFYVGSIWPSFATGLSPTQHGCYCYSQLRPGTYRTERYSVFDFKSELFWDTISRAGRRVAIIDVPRIPPSENLNGIQIVDWGTHDPDLPDRLYTWPTSLASEIEAKYGRDPIGYCNRITRNVEGFTQFRNNLIERTQKKAQLSSQFLQQEKWDLFMTVFAESHCVGHQCWHLNDPTHPKYDSAIAQAVGNPIQDIYIAIDKAIGDLLQQIDSDTTVFVLASHGMGPHYDGTFLLDEILCRLEKVKTPAVQRQVAKALNSSWEKKPIIRHFMQPLRKYIWQPMRDRLWKSDKPIRHALQEPDTSNRKCFTLPNNDVYGGIRLNLVGREPNGKIHPGAEYEAYCQQLTQDLMDIINVKTGQPIVKRVLKTQDHYQGEYLDHFPDLLVEWNREAPIAQVSSPKIGTLEKVFPGVRTGDHKPDGLLFAYGPGIAPGQLEAPISILDFAPTIAALLEVTLPKVDGKVIPAFKTPEPIA
- the gatB gene encoding Asp-tRNA(Asn)/Glu-tRNA(Gln) amidotransferase subunit GatB, giving the protein MTTATPVKTQYEAVIGLETHCQLSTQTKIFSSSSTEFGATPNTNIDPICMGMPGVLPVLNQKVLEYAVKAGLALNCEIAKYSKFDRKQYFYPDLPKNYQISQFDLPIAEHGWLEIELSDDAGNPVRKKIGITRLHMEEDAGKLVHGGSDRLSGSTYSLVDYNRAGVPLVEIVSEPDMRSGQEAAEYAQELRRILRYLGVSDGNMQEGSLRCDVNISVRPVGQKEFGTKVEIKNMNSFNAIQRAIEYEIERQTAALEAGERIIQETRLWEEGAQRTISMRSKEGSSDYRYFPEPDLPPIEVSVEQLEQWQSELPELPAQKRHRYENELGLSPYDARVLTDDRFVAEYFEAAIAAKANPKLVANWVMGDIAGYLNAQKLTIAQIALKPLILAELVQLIEANTISSKIAKDILPELLEKGGSAKELVEGKGLTQISDTGALESAIDEVIAAHPKELEQYRSGKTKLLGFFVGQVMKKTSGRADPKLTNQLLAQKLNG